One Candidatus Nitrososphaera evergladensis SR1 genomic window, ATACACCTTTCTCAAGATATGTACTTAATACAACCTTCTTTAAACGAGTTACATTTTACAGATGGGAGTAGTATCTTGCATTGTCATCAGCTGGCATCGCATTATGGAACTATAAACTGACAAAAACTATCCGACATCATATTTTTGCCCTGTTAATCAATGCTAGCGTATAGTCTCTCCGCCGTCTATGACTATTGTCTGGCCATTGACAAACGATGAATAGTCGCTTGCAAGCAGCAGGACAACTCCTGCAATTTCGCCAGGTCTTCCAGCCCTTCCAAGAGGAATAGAAGATACCAGCTCGTTTCTCTCTGCGTCTGATAGTCTCTCCCAGTTTCTCTGCGTCGCAATGGTTCCTGGTGCTATTGCATTGCACCTTATGTTGTATTTTCCATATTCTGCGGCGATATGCTTTGTTATTCCAAGATTGGCTGCCTTGGCCACAGTGTAAGGCGCGCCCTTTGTGTATCCGCTTATGGCGGGCGTTGAGGAGATATTGATGATGACTCCATACCTTTGCTTTTGCATGACTGGAAGAACTTCGCGGCAGCAACGGTAGGTGCCCTTTGTATCGACATCCAAAACTCTATCCAGATCCTGATCAGAAATCTTTTCAAAGGAAACGTCCCATAATTCATCTCTGATTGGAAAACCTGCATTGTTTATCAGGACATCGATCTGATTGTATTTTTGCAGCACTCTGGTAACCATTTCCCTTACTTCTTGATTAGAAGTTACATCCACTTTCAAACCAAGGGGCTCAGTTTGGTGTTCTTTCAAAATCTCGTTCACAGCATTTTGAATTTCCTTCTCATCTCTTCCTGTGATGACCACGTTTGCCCCATGTTCAGAGAATAGATTTGCCATGGCCAGCCCGTTTCCCTTGGTTGAACCTGTGATAATGGCAACCCTACCGTCTAGTAGTCTCATTCGATGAATGCACAATGGTCTTACATAGATTGAATATTTAACAACTCTGAGACTATCAATTCAACAGATCTAATAGAGAACTTTTACTCTTCCCAGAAATCATAAGCATACATCAGGATATTCAGCCAAAAATGAGATAGATAAATATCATTGCAAGGCGTAGTTCAAGTTCTGCTTTGGAAACATCAGATCATGAGTCAAAACCAAAGATAGTGCCTCTGCCAAATGGACCCCTTTATCTCGTTAATGATTCTCGACCCAAGTCCATAGATAATCTAGTGAACTACAAAGGCGAACCCTTGTCCACGGTCGTTGGAATCGCGCTTTGCAGATGCGGTCAATCAAAGAATAAGCCATTCTGCGATGGAACTCATCTGAAAATAAAGTTTAGAGATGATAAGAGTTAAGAAAGGTCGTTATTATTCATCATATGGTAATAACAAGCTCAGTAAACAGCCATACAAAGTGGTGCGTCTGGGTGAATTAGTTTCTTTGTAGAATTTTTTGATGGAAGGTTCGTTTGAAGGGATAATAACAAGAGAGACGTAGAAAATCTACGTGAATGAAATGAAGGATATTTTAGGTATTCACCATGTCACTGCAATAGCAAGTAATCCGCAAAAAAATATCGATTTCTATTCTTCACTACTAGGGTTAAGGTTAGTGAAACTTACGGTAAACTTTGACGACCCTACGACGTATCATCTCTATTATGGCGATGAGATTGGACATCCTGGGACCATCCTTACGTTTTTCCCTTGGCAGGATGCACCTAAAGGAGTTCATGGAACTAGTCAGGTTATAGCAACATCATTC contains:
- a CDS encoding SDR family NAD(P)-dependent oxidoreductase produces the protein MRLLDGRVAIITGSTKGNGLAMANLFSEHGANVVITGRDEKEIQNAVNEILKEHQTEPLGLKVDVTSNQEVREMVTRVLQKYNQIDVLINNAGFPIRDELWDVSFEKISDQDLDRVLDVDTKGTYRCCREVLPVMQKQRYGVIINISSTPAISGYTKGAPYTVAKAANLGITKHIAAEYGKYNIRCNAIAPGTIATQRNWERLSDAERNELVSSIPLGRAGRPGEIAGVVLLLASDYSSFVNGQTIVIDGGETIR
- a CDS encoding CDGSH iron-sulfur domain-containing protein, with product MPLPNGPLYLVNDSRPKSIDNLVNYKGEPLSTVVGIALCRCGQSKNKPFCDGTHLKIKFRDDKS